A single region of the Nocardioides aquaticus genome encodes:
- the rplI gene encoding 50S ribosomal protein L9 — MKLILTQEVDGLGAPGDVVDVKPGYGRNYLVPRGEALVWTRGGEKTVESIKAARGARAVRDRDHAVEVKASLEGSTVDLPVRAGAGGRLFGAVTTGDIASAIGTASGEKIDKRTIVLGNPIKSLGHHTVGVRLHEEVSATVTLSVVPA; from the coding sequence ATGAAGCTGATCCTCACCCAGGAGGTCGACGGCCTCGGTGCCCCCGGGGACGTCGTGGACGTCAAGCCCGGCTACGGCCGCAACTACCTCGTCCCCCGTGGCGAGGCCCTCGTGTGGACCCGCGGCGGCGAGAAGACCGTCGAGTCCATCAAGGCCGCCCGTGGCGCCCGCGCCGTGCGCGACCGTGACCACGCGGTCGAGGTCAAGGCCTCGCTCGAGGGCTCGACGGTCGACCTGCCGGTCCGCGCCGGTGCCGGAGGCCGTCTGTTCGGCGCCGTCACCACCGGTGACATCGCCTCGGCGATCGGCACCGCGTCCGGCGAGAAGATCGACAAGCGCACGATCGTGCTCGGCAACCCGATCAAGTCGCTGGGCCACCACACCGTCGGTGTGCGGCTCCACGAGGAGGTCTCGGCCACGGTGACGCTCAGCGTCGTCCCCGCCTGA
- the rpsR gene encoding 30S ribosomal protein S18 has translation MAKPVVRKPKKKVCQFCKEKATGVDYKDAALLRKFISDRGKIRARRVTGNCVQHQRDVATAVKNAREVALLPYTATGR, from the coding sequence ATGGCCAAGCCAGTGGTCCGCAAGCCGAAGAAGAAGGTTTGCCAGTTCTGCAAGGAGAAGGCGACCGGTGTCGACTACAAGGACGCCGCCCTGCTCCGCAAGTTCATCTCCGACCGCGGCAAGATCCGCGCGCGTCGGGTCACGGGCAACTGTGTCCAGCACCAGCGCGACGTCGCCACGGCCGTGAAGAACGCCCGCGAGGTCGCCCTGCTGCCGTACACCGCGACCGGTCGCTGA
- a CDS encoding single-stranded DNA-binding protein → MAGETVITVVGNLVDDPELRFTPSGAAVANFRIASTPRTFDKNTNEWKDGEGLFLSCSVWRQAAENVAESLQKGMRVVVQGRLKQRSYETREGEKRTVVELEVEEVGPSLKYATAKVTRASRSGGNGQGGGGYGGGAPQGGSGGGQGGQGNQGGSGGGSYGGDDPWATPAQGGQQRPAGGQQADPWGAPGVGSEEPPF, encoded by the coding sequence ATGGCAGGCGAGACCGTCATCACCGTCGTCGGCAACCTCGTCGACGACCCCGAGCTTCGCTTCACGCCCTCCGGGGCGGCCGTGGCGAACTTCCGGATCGCGTCGACGCCGCGCACCTTCGACAAGAACACCAACGAGTGGAAGGACGGCGAAGGCCTGTTCCTCTCCTGCTCGGTGTGGCGTCAGGCCGCGGAGAACGTCGCCGAGTCCCTGCAGAAGGGGATGCGCGTCGTCGTGCAGGGGCGGCTCAAGCAGCGCTCCTACGAGACGCGTGAGGGCGAGAAGCGTACCGTCGTCGAGCTCGAGGTCGAGGAGGTCGGGCCGTCGCTGAAGTACGCCACGGCCAAGGTCACCCGGGCCAGCCGCTCCGGCGGCAACGGCCAGGGTGGCGGCGGCTACGGCGGGGGCGCCCCGCAGGGCGGCTCCGGCGGCGGCCAGGGCGGCCAGGGCAACCAGGGCGGCTCCGGCGGCGGCTCGTACGGCGGGGACGACCCGTGGGCCACTCCTGCGCAGGGTGGCCAGCAGCGCCCCGCCGGTGGCCAGCAGGCCGACCCCTGGGGGGCTCCGGGCGTCGGCTCGGAAGAGCCCCCCTTCTGA
- the rpsF gene encoding 30S ribosomal protein S6 yields MRAYEVMVILDPSLDERTIEPSLDKYLNVIRKDGGTIDNLDVWGRRRLAYEVKKNAEGIYAVVTLQAEPATVKEFDRQLTLNESILRTKVLRPDAH; encoded by the coding sequence TTGCGCGCATACGAAGTCATGGTCATCCTTGACCCCAGTCTCGACGAGCGGACCATCGAGCCGTCCCTCGACAAGTACCTCAACGTCATCCGCAAGGACGGCGGCACGATCGACAACCTCGACGTCTGGGGCCGTCGGCGCCTGGCCTACGAGGTCAAGAAGAACGCCGAGGGCATCTACGCCGTCGTCACGCTGCAGGCCGAGCCGGCCACGGTCAAGGAGTTCGACCGCCAGCTCACCCTGAACGAGTCGATCCTGCGTACCAAGGTCCTCCGGCCCGACGCCCACTGA
- a CDS encoding patatin-like phospholipase family protein: protein MPPAEPRRPARPTRTSRPAGSPRDRAGEDGDVALVLDAGGARSAYQVGVLEVLLPELERRGVHPTLHLGTSAGALLAAALTSTAHLDAEEQVERLVATLDQATKRHVIRPLWQQVPVVALRYASETLGLSVFRLRGLFGTGPLARTLGRAISWDSLHDNLEQGRVHALSIVATAVRTGEVVMFTETDPDHRDLPGPETPDGYRRFVRTHLGVEHLMASSAIPTLFPSVRVESPDEAAGWYADGATRRRVPLAPALELGAERVVAVGTGSLHPRTADPVLDRTPVDLGDGGATLLGSVMDDPMRHDLRRLAETNAMAADEDLRPALDRHRASRGRPPYRVVPYVAIAPERGDALADTALEVFRENHKSWRGTLSDPDLQVVHRLLGSDSPLQGELLSYLLFDPDFFDAARDLGRRDGRTWLAEHPDLWETGPIQAPAG, encoded by the coding sequence GTGCCCCCCGCCGAGCCCCGCCGTCCTGCCCGTCCCACCCGTACCTCCCGTCCCGCCGGCTCGCCCCGCGACCGCGCGGGCGAGGACGGCGACGTCGCCCTGGTCCTCGACGCGGGCGGCGCCCGCTCGGCCTACCAGGTCGGCGTGCTGGAGGTCCTGCTGCCGGAGCTGGAGCGTCGCGGCGTGCACCCGACGCTCCACCTCGGCACGAGCGCCGGCGCGCTGCTCGCCGCGGCGCTCACCTCGACCGCGCACCTCGACGCCGAGGAGCAGGTCGAGCGCCTCGTGGCCACGCTGGACCAGGCCACCAAGCGGCACGTGATCCGGCCCCTGTGGCAGCAGGTGCCCGTCGTCGCGCTGCGCTACGCCTCCGAGACGCTGGGGCTGTCGGTGTTCCGCCTCCGGGGCCTCTTCGGGACGGGGCCGCTGGCGCGCACCCTGGGCCGCGCGATCAGCTGGGACTCCCTGCACGACAACCTCGAGCAGGGGCGGGTGCACGCCCTGTCGATCGTGGCCACGGCCGTCCGTACCGGCGAGGTCGTGATGTTCACCGAGACCGACCCGGACCACCGGGACCTCCCCGGGCCCGAGACGCCGGACGGCTACCGCCGCTTCGTGCGGACCCACCTGGGCGTGGAGCACCTGATGGCGTCCTCGGCGATCCCGACGCTCTTCCCGTCGGTGCGGGTGGAGTCCCCCGACGAGGCCGCGGGCTGGTACGCCGACGGCGCCACCCGCCGGCGGGTCCCGCTGGCCCCCGCGCTCGAGCTGGGGGCCGAGCGGGTCGTGGCCGTGGGCACCGGGAGCCTGCACCCCCGCACCGCCGACCCGGTGCTCGACCGCACCCCGGTCGACCTCGGCGACGGCGGGGCGACGCTGCTCGGCTCGGTAATGGACGACCCGATGCGCCACGACCTCCGCCGGCTCGCCGAGACCAACGCGATGGCCGCCGACGAGGACCTCCGCCCCGCGCTCGACCGGCACCGCGCGTCGCGGGGCAGGCCGCCGTACCGGGTGGTCCCCTACGTCGCGATCGCCCCCGAGCGCGGCGACGCGCTGGCCGACACCGCGCTCGAGGTGTTCCGCGAGAACCACAAGTCCTGGCGCGGCACCCTGTCCGACCCCGACCTCCAGGTCGTGCACCGGTTGCTGGGCAGCGACAGCCCGCTGCAGGGCGAGCTGCTGAGCTACCTGCTCTTCGACCCCGACTTCTTCGACGCCGCGCGGGACCTGGGCCGCCGCGACGGGCGGACCTGGCTGGCCGAGCACCCCGACCTGTGGGAGACCGGGCCGATCCAGGCCCCGGCCGGCTGA
- a CDS encoding deoxyribonuclease IV — MSSTTIAIGAHVDQTDPLAEARERGAPLVQMFLGDPQGYAGPEVAYAGGAAALRADAEAAGVDLYVHAPYIVNVATTNNRIRIPSRKLLQKHVDAAAEIGAKGLVVHGGHVNKADDPETGFDNWRKAVEATDLKLPLLIENTAGGDNAMTRYLERIGRVWDAISSAEGADMVGFCLDTCHAHAGGNDLTTVVQDVLAITGRIDLVHANDSRDEFDSGADRHANFGQGRIDPDLLAQVVRDAGAPVVCETPGPAEAHVADFAWLRDRL; from the coding sequence ATGAGCAGCACCACGATCGCCATCGGCGCCCACGTCGACCAGACCGACCCGCTGGCCGAGGCCCGCGAGCGGGGGGCGCCGCTGGTGCAGATGTTCCTGGGCGACCCGCAGGGCTACGCCGGCCCCGAGGTGGCGTACGCCGGCGGCGCCGCGGCGCTGCGGGCCGACGCGGAGGCGGCGGGGGTGGACCTCTACGTCCACGCGCCCTACATCGTCAACGTCGCCACCACCAACAACCGGATCCGGATCCCGAGCCGCAAGCTGCTCCAGAAGCACGTCGACGCCGCGGCCGAGATCGGCGCGAAGGGCCTGGTCGTGCACGGCGGGCACGTGAACAAGGCCGACGACCCCGAGACCGGGTTCGACAACTGGCGCAAGGCCGTCGAGGCCACCGACCTCAAGCTCCCGCTGCTGATCGAGAACACCGCCGGCGGGGACAACGCGATGACCCGCTACCTCGAGCGGATCGGGCGGGTGTGGGACGCGATCTCCTCGGCCGAGGGCGCCGACATGGTCGGGTTCTGCCTCGACACCTGCCACGCCCACGCCGGCGGCAACGACCTCACCACGGTGGTCCAGGACGTGCTGGCGATCACCGGGCGGATCGACCTGGTCCACGCCAACGACAGCCGTGACGAGTTCGACTCCGGCGCCGACCGGCACGCCAACTTCGGCCAGGGCCGGATCGACCCCGACCTGCTGGCGCAGGTGGTGCGCGACGCCGGCGCCCCGGTCGTCTGCGAGACCCCCGGCCCGGCCGAGGCGCACGTCGCCGACTTCGCCTGGCTCCGCGACCGCCTCTGA
- a CDS encoding lipid II:glycine glycyltransferase FemX, whose amino-acid sequence MPAALTVRPVTEDEHLAHLRSRPSASFLQTPAWGRVKSEWRRESLGWFRASPDGAEEMVGTALVLYRQLPRVKRFLAYLPEGPVLDWDDAADDLAAWLDPLTAHVKKQGAFGVRIGPPVVTRRWSAQQVKDGVADAGTARLADLAPSVREPLGAAVVSGLRRLGWRHQGAEGGFAAGQPQYVFQVPLVHPDGTARTEDEVLKGMNQLWRRNIKKAAKEGVEVTTADVGDPAGLADELAAFHALYVHTAERDHFTPRPLSYFRTMAEALGAEDRDRFRVFAARQEGDLVASTVAIRVGTHAWYSYGASSTEKREVRGSNAVQWAMVRDALAAGAHVYDLRGITDTLDPEDSHVGLIQFKVGTGGEAVETVGEWDLPLNRVLYRAFDLYMSRR is encoded by the coding sequence GTGCCTGCCGCCCTCACCGTCCGACCCGTCACCGAGGACGAGCACCTCGCCCACCTGCGCTCGCGCCCGTCGGCCAGCTTCCTGCAGACCCCGGCCTGGGGCCGGGTCAAGAGCGAGTGGCGCCGTGAGTCGCTGGGCTGGTTCCGGGCCTCGCCCGACGGTGCCGAGGAGATGGTCGGCACCGCACTGGTCCTCTACCGCCAGCTGCCCAGGGTCAAGCGGTTCCTGGCCTACCTGCCCGAGGGACCCGTCCTGGACTGGGACGACGCCGCCGACGACCTCGCCGCCTGGCTCGACCCGCTGACGGCCCACGTCAAGAAGCAGGGCGCCTTCGGCGTCCGGATCGGCCCGCCCGTCGTCACCCGCCGCTGGAGCGCGCAGCAGGTCAAGGACGGCGTCGCCGACGCCGGCACCGCCCGCCTGGCCGACCTGGCCCCCTCGGTGCGCGAGCCGCTCGGCGCGGCCGTCGTCTCGGGCCTGCGCCGGCTCGGCTGGCGCCACCAGGGCGCCGAGGGCGGGTTCGCCGCGGGGCAGCCGCAGTACGTCTTCCAGGTCCCGCTGGTCCACCCCGACGGCACCGCCCGCACCGAGGACGAGGTCCTCAAGGGCATGAACCAGCTCTGGCGCCGCAACATCAAGAAGGCCGCCAAGGAGGGCGTCGAGGTGACCACCGCCGACGTCGGCGACCCCGCCGGGCTGGCCGACGAGCTGGCCGCCTTCCACGCGCTCTACGTCCACACCGCCGAGCGCGACCACTTCACCCCGCGCCCGCTGTCGTACTTCCGCACGATGGCCGAGGCGCTCGGCGCCGAGGACCGCGACCGGTTCCGGGTCTTCGCCGCCCGCCAGGAGGGCGACCTGGTCGCCTCGACCGTCGCGATCCGGGTCGGCACCCACGCCTGGTACTCCTACGGCGCCTCCTCCACCGAGAAGCGCGAGGTCCGCGGCTCCAACGCCGTGCAGTGGGCGATGGTCCGCGACGCGCTCGCCGCCGGCGCCCACGTCTACGACCTGCGCGGCATCACCGACACCCTCGACCCCGAGGACTCCCACGTCGGCCTGATCCAGTTCAAGGTCGGCACCGGCGGCGAGGCCGTCGAGACCGTCGGCGAGTGGGACCTCCCGCTCAACCGGGTGCTCTACCGCGCCTTCGACCTCTACATGAGCCGGCGGTGA
- a CDS encoding alanine racemase → MSLTLHVDGARWRAHLDAVATANPGLTPVVKGNGYGLTLPRLARRAGWLRDQGHDLDTIAVGTYSELETVASRFDGDLLVLTPWRPFGPELELDEHLERRVVHTVGRLEDLVDLLDRHPAARVVLERRTSMLRHGFDADGLRAAGRLLRGRRTASVAGVAFHLPLDQGSHLAEVLRLMDDVVAADLPTRTLWISHLSADELATLRRTYADYVVRPRVGTALWLGDRGALRVTSTVLDVHPLRRGQVYGYRGRTAPRAGHLLVVSGGTAHGIGLTAPAGESRLRARAAVLARGGLDAAGLARSPFTVDGRQRLFAEPPHMQASMLLLPAGARVPEVGDELDVRVRYTTTSFDRVLVD, encoded by the coding sequence ATGAGCCTGACCCTCCACGTCGACGGCGCCCGGTGGCGCGCCCACCTCGACGCCGTCGCGACCGCGAACCCTGGCCTGACGCCCGTCGTCAAGGGCAACGGCTACGGCCTGACCCTGCCCCGGCTCGCCCGTCGCGCCGGCTGGCTGCGCGACCAGGGCCACGACCTCGACACGATCGCGGTCGGCACCTACTCCGAGCTCGAGACCGTGGCGAGCCGGTTCGACGGCGACCTGCTGGTGCTGACCCCGTGGCGGCCGTTCGGGCCCGAGCTCGAGCTCGACGAGCACCTCGAGCGCCGGGTCGTCCACACGGTCGGGCGCCTCGAGGACCTGGTCGACCTGCTCGACCGGCACCCCGCCGCCCGGGTCGTGCTCGAGCGACGCACCAGCATGCTGCGTCACGGCTTCGACGCCGACGGGTTGCGGGCCGCCGGCAGGCTGCTGCGCGGACGACGTACGGCCTCCGTGGCCGGCGTGGCGTTCCACCTCCCGCTCGACCAGGGCTCGCACCTCGCCGAGGTCCTGCGGCTGATGGACGACGTGGTCGCGGCCGACCTGCCGACCCGCACCCTATGGATCAGCCACCTCTCGGCCGACGAGCTGGCCACCCTGCGCAGGACCTACGCGGACTACGTCGTGCGGCCCCGGGTCGGCACCGCCCTGTGGCTCGGCGACCGCGGCGCGCTGCGGGTCACCTCGACCGTGCTCGACGTGCACCCGCTGCGCCGCGGCCAGGTGTACGGCTACCGCGGTCGTACCGCGCCCCGCGCCGGGCACCTGCTGGTCGTCAGCGGCGGCACGGCCCACGGCATCGGGCTGACCGCCCCGGCCGGTGAGAGCCGGCTGCGCGCCCGCGCCGCCGTCCTGGCACGCGGCGGCCTCGACGCCGCCGGCCTGGCCCGCTCCCCGTTCACCGTCGACGGCCGCCAGCGGCTCTTCGCCGAGCCCCCGCACATGCAGGCCTCGATGCTCCTGCTGCCCGCCGGCGCCCGGGTGCCCGAGGTCGGCGACGAGCTGGACGTCCGGGTCCGCTACACCACGACGTCGTTCGACCGCGTGCTGGTGGACTGA
- a CDS encoding glycosyltransferase 87 family protein has protein sequence MTDRGRVARHVHPTQDDPVVAALSEGVGGPVGPRAARSRWWNPTAVVLLLAALTFALGTLQKAPCAADAWADGETRYSAMCYSDLPYLYTGRGFVEHEWPYSDDAGVRDRFEAMEYPVGISYWAWATSWATHAVVGFPDLAPRYATPADELFGQPEVAREVVVFTVVNALGLALLTLAAAWFLTRANPGRPWDAAVLAASPALALTGLVNWDLLAVALVAAALWSWSRGRPLLTGVLLGLGTAAKLYPGLLLGPALVLLVRARRWRDAGLVVAGRPARGCWPTPRRTSPGRRPGASSGGSTPSGAPTSARCGRWSPRSVT, from the coding sequence GTGACTGACCGGGGTCGGGTGGCCCGCCACGTCCACCCGACCCAGGACGACCCCGTGGTCGCCGCCCTCAGCGAGGGCGTCGGCGGCCCGGTCGGGCCCCGCGCCGCCCGCAGCCGGTGGTGGAACCCCACCGCGGTGGTGCTGCTGCTGGCCGCGCTGACCTTCGCGCTCGGCACCCTGCAGAAGGCGCCGTGCGCCGCCGACGCGTGGGCCGACGGCGAGACCCGCTACTCGGCGATGTGCTACTCCGACCTGCCCTACCTCTACACGGGCCGGGGCTTCGTCGAGCACGAGTGGCCCTACTCCGACGACGCCGGGGTGCGCGACCGCTTCGAGGCCATGGAGTACCCCGTCGGGATCTCCTACTGGGCCTGGGCGACGAGCTGGGCCACCCACGCGGTGGTCGGCTTCCCCGACCTCGCCCCGCGGTACGCCACCCCGGCAGACGAGCTCTTCGGCCAGCCCGAGGTGGCGCGCGAGGTCGTGGTGTTCACCGTGGTCAACGCCCTCGGCCTGGCCCTGCTGACCCTGGCCGCGGCGTGGTTCCTGACCCGGGCGAACCCCGGCCGACCCTGGGACGCCGCGGTCCTCGCCGCCTCGCCGGCCCTGGCGCTGACCGGGCTGGTCAACTGGGACCTGCTGGCCGTGGCGCTGGTCGCGGCGGCGCTGTGGTCGTGGTCGCGCGGGCGCCCGCTGCTGACCGGGGTGCTGCTCGGGCTGGGCACCGCCGCCAAGCTCTACCCCGGGCTGCTGCTGGGACCGGCGCTGGTGCTGCTGGTGCGGGCGCGGCGCTGGCGCGACGCCGGTCTCGTGGTCGCGGGGCGGCCGGCGCGTGGCTGCTGGCCAACGCCCCGGCGTACCTCACCGGGCCGGAGGCCTGGGGCGTCTTCTGGGGGTTCAACGCCGAGCGGGGCGCCGACCTCGGCTCGGTGTGGACGGTGGTCTCCCAGGTCGGTGACGTGA
- a CDS encoding transglycosylase domain-containing protein gives MAGKRRTQGPAPARAEGRTGRTTTAGSPRRSFRSRLWRVGRWFLVLGLVGALVGVLAFVAVYRAIDIPDPNADFLTETSYVYYADGEEEIGQFATQDRDSIPYAQMPEAVRNAVVAAEDQTFWTNQGIDPRGIVRAAFNNAQGGDTQGASTITQQYVKILYLTQEQSLERKVKEAILSLKVQRSQSKKQVLEGYLNTIYFGRGAYGIEAAAEAFFAKPAAELDLRESAVLASVINNPTRFDPANGRDNRRELASRYRYTLGNMAEVGDISQQQADQAARRLPEFPAIEADDAYGGQSGHMLRLVRNELQALGFSESEIDGQGLRVTTTFTTQAMQAAEEGALEARPEGFGDEQLHIGVASVEPGTGALRGFYGGQDFLDSQINWAATGGMIGSTMKPVTLATALENGFSLTDTFEGNSPYEFPGGLAVRNEGTGPDGLGEDYGSAVDAVAALEDSVNTAFVDMSVRIPDGPAQILDTANRVGIPPSKASEQFPGIPSTSVDLTDEDTLLTLGRARVSPINMANAYATFANRGQQADVHVVESVTDADGQELYAHRSSTEEAVAEPVADDVSYAMQEVVADGSGQTVLPLGRPAAGKTGTATNDDDAVSSAWFVGYTPQLATAVMYVRGDGDDALDGWLPTYFGSGYPAETWLAVMQRALEGTAVEEFPPPANVDGDAPDDSDDVATEAPEPAPTTSAPPAPPPTTSQAPTPPSPTPTPTQQPTPTPTTSAPPEPTPTTPTPTPTPTPTPTTSAPVPLPGGSGGGGGGGGGGGGGQAPEQDPANRRD, from the coding sequence TTGGCTGGCAAGCGCCGGACCCAGGGCCCCGCCCCCGCGCGGGCCGAGGGCCGTACGGGCCGTACGACCACCGCGGGGTCGCCCCGGCGGTCCTTCCGCAGCCGCCTGTGGCGGGTGGGCCGCTGGTTCCTGGTCCTCGGCCTGGTCGGGGCGCTGGTGGGGGTGCTGGCCTTCGTGGCCGTCTACCGCGCGATCGACATCCCGGACCCGAACGCCGACTTCCTCACCGAGACCTCCTACGTCTACTACGCCGACGGGGAGGAGGAGATCGGGCAGTTCGCCACCCAGGACCGCGACTCCATCCCCTACGCACAGATGCCCGAGGCGGTCCGCAACGCCGTGGTCGCCGCGGAGGACCAGACGTTCTGGACCAACCAGGGCATCGACCCGCGCGGCATCGTGCGGGCGGCGTTCAACAACGCCCAGGGCGGCGACACCCAGGGTGCCTCGACGATCACCCAGCAGTACGTGAAGATCCTCTACCTGACGCAGGAGCAGAGCCTCGAGCGCAAGGTCAAGGAGGCCATCCTGTCGCTGAAGGTGCAGCGCAGCCAGTCCAAGAAGCAGGTCCTCGAGGGCTACCTCAACACCATCTACTTCGGGCGCGGCGCCTACGGCATCGAGGCGGCCGCCGAGGCGTTCTTCGCCAAGCCCGCGGCCGAGCTCGACCTGCGCGAGTCGGCGGTGCTGGCCAGCGTCATCAACAACCCCACCCGGTTCGACCCGGCCAACGGCAGGGACAACCGCCGCGAGCTCGCGAGCCGCTACCGGTACACCCTGGGCAACATGGCCGAGGTCGGCGACATCAGCCAGCAGCAGGCCGACCAGGCCGCCCGCCGGCTGCCCGAGTTCCCCGCGATCGAGGCGGACGACGCGTACGGCGGGCAGTCCGGCCACATGCTGCGCCTGGTCCGCAACGAGCTGCAGGCCCTCGGGTTCAGCGAGTCCGAGATCGACGGCCAGGGGCTGCGGGTGACCACGACCTTCACGACCCAGGCGATGCAGGCGGCCGAGGAGGGGGCGCTGGAGGCCAGGCCCGAGGGCTTCGGCGACGAGCAGCTGCACATCGGCGTGGCCTCGGTCGAGCCCGGGACGGGGGCGCTGCGCGGGTTCTACGGCGGCCAGGACTTCCTGGACTCCCAGATCAACTGGGCCGCCACCGGCGGGATGATCGGCTCGACGATGAAGCCGGTCACCCTGGCCACCGCCCTCGAGAACGGCTTCTCGCTCACCGACACCTTCGAGGGCAACTCCCCCTACGAGTTCCCCGGCGGCCTCGCGGTCCGCAACGAGGGCACCGGGCCCGACGGGCTCGGCGAGGACTACGGCTCGGCCGTGGACGCCGTCGCCGCGCTCGAGGACTCGGTCAACACCGCCTTCGTCGACATGAGCGTGCGGATCCCCGACGGCCCGGCCCAGATCCTCGACACCGCCAACCGGGTCGGGATCCCGCCGAGCAAGGCCTCCGAGCAGTTCCCCGGCATCCCGAGCACCTCGGTCGACCTGACCGACGAGGACACCCTGCTCACCCTGGGCCGGGCCCGGGTCAGCCCGATCAACATGGCCAACGCCTACGCCACCTTCGCCAACCGCGGGCAGCAGGCCGACGTCCACGTCGTGGAGAGCGTCACCGACGCCGACGGCCAGGAGCTGTACGCCCACCGCTCCTCGACGGAGGAGGCGGTCGCGGAGCCGGTCGCCGACGACGTCTCCTACGCGATGCAGGAGGTCGTCGCCGACGGCAGCGGTCAGACCGTGCTGCCCCTGGGCCGCCCCGCCGCCGGCAAGACCGGGACGGCCACGAACGACGACGACGCGGTGTCGTCGGCCTGGTTCGTGGGCTACACCCCGCAGCTGGCGACCGCGGTGATGTACGTCCGCGGTGACGGCGACGACGCGCTCGACGGGTGGCTGCCGACGTACTTCGGGTCGGGCTACCCCGCCGAGACGTGGCTCGCGGTGATGCAGCGCGCGCTCGAGGGCACGGCCGTCGAGGAGTTCCCGCCGCCGGCCAACGTGGACGGCGACGCCCCCGACGACAGCGACGACGTGGCGACCGAGGCGCCCGAGCCGGCGCCGACCACGAGCGCCCCGCCGGCCCCGCCGCCCACCACGTCGCAGGCGCCGACCCCGCCGTCGCCGACCCCGACCCCGACGCAGCAGCCGACGCCGACGCCGACCACCAGCGCACCGCCGGAGCCCACCCCGACGACGCCCACCCCGACCCCGACGCCGACCCCGACCCCGACCACGTCGGCCCCCGTTCCGCTGCCCGGCGGCAGTGGCGGCGGTGGCGGTGGCGGCGGTGGCGGCGGCGGCGGGCAGGCGCCCGAGCAGGACCCGGCGAACCGGCGTGACTGA
- a CDS encoding PadR family transcriptional regulator codes for MARRGETIELAVLGLLHEGPMHGYQLRKRLNLMLGWGRVLSYGSLYPALKKMLRNQLIEETAVSAAGATSRRPKIVYEVTPGGTAEFERLMSEVGPTAWEDDNFDIRFAFFSSTDMEIRLRVLEGRRTRLQERLDRVQGELAMTQAEVDRYAAELQRHGVESVQREVRWLSDLIDAERGVVRTPDPAPTDPGQ; via the coding sequence ATGGCACGTCGTGGAGAGACCATCGAGCTGGCAGTCCTCGGACTGCTGCACGAGGGACCCATGCACGGCTACCAGCTGCGCAAGCGACTGAACCTGATGCTCGGGTGGGGACGGGTGCTGTCGTACGGCTCCCTCTACCCGGCGCTGAAGAAGATGCTGCGCAACCAGCTCATCGAGGAGACCGCGGTCAGCGCGGCCGGAGCGACTTCGCGCCGACCCAAGATCGTCTACGAGGTGACGCCCGGCGGCACCGCCGAGTTCGAGCGTCTGATGTCGGAGGTGGGTCCGACCGCGTGGGAGGACGACAACTTCGACATCCGGTTCGCCTTCTTCTCCTCGACCGACATGGAGATCCGGCTGCGCGTCCTCGAGGGACGTCGCACCCGCCTCCAGGAGCGTCTCGACCGGGTCCAGGGCGAGCTCGCCATGACCCAGGCCGAGGTCGACCGCTACGCCGCCGAGCTCCAGAGGCACGGCGTGGAGTCGGTCCAGCGCGAGGTGCGCTGGCTGTCCGACCTGATCGACGCCGAGCGTGGCGTCGTCCGCACCCCAGACCCGGCCCCGACAGACCCGGGGCAGTGA